A part of Carettochelys insculpta isolate YL-2023 chromosome 1, ASM3395843v1, whole genome shotgun sequence genomic DNA contains:
- the TSPO gene encoding translocator protein: MVPTWAPAVGFTLLPHAGGFLGGMITRKEIPIWYESLQKPSWRPPNWMFAPVWGALYTSMGYGSYLVWKELGGFNEDSVVPLGLYAGQLALNWAWTPIFFGAHKIGWGLVDLLLLTGAATATTVTWYHVNKRAAYLMFPYLAWLTMASVLNYHIWKDNHNKKQSE, encoded by the exons ATGGTACCAACATGGGCTCCAGCTGTTGGTTTCACACTCTTGCCCCATGCAGGAGGATTTTTGGGAGGCATGATAACAAGGAAAGAAATCCCTATATGGTATGAATCGCTACAAAAGCCATCCTGGCGTCCACCTAACTGGATGTTTGCCCCTGTCTGGGGAGCGCTGTATACATCCATGGG ATACGGTTCATACCTGGTATGGAAGGAGTTGGGAGGTTTCAATGAAGACTCAGTGGTTCCACTTGGGCTCTAtgcagggcagctggcattgAATTGGGCATGGACTCCCATATTCTTTGGTGCTCACAAAATAGGATGG GGGTTGGTTGATCTCCTACTTCTTACTGGTGCAGCAACAGCTACAACTGTCACCTGGTACCATGTCAACAAGAGAGCAGCATATTTGATGTTCCCTTATTTAGCTTGGTTAACTATGGCTTCTGTGCTCAATTACCACATCTGGAAGGACAATCACAACAAGAAGCAATCTGAATAG
- the MCAT gene encoding malonyl-CoA-acyl carrier protein transacylase, mitochondrial → MGSWAAGWGRLLGGRWARAAAVLPGVSGRLSSSWPGGGRAARLSELLQSSVGGEGEEEEEAAAARRRPPQDGTVLLFPGQGSQFVGMGRGLLRYPNVRDMFRVAEEVLGYDLLSLCLRGPQAELDRTLHCQPAVFVASLAAVEKLNHQQPSVIENCVAAAGFSVGEFAALVFAGALDYTEALYAVKVRAEAMQKASEAVPSGMLSVIGHHESNYNFACLEAREHCKSLGIENPVCEVSNYLFPDSRVIAGHLQALEFLQENSRKYHFKRTKMLPVSGAFHTRLMEQATQPLAEVLKSVEIQKPFISVYSNVDGKKYMHSKRIQHLLVKQLVSPVKWEQTMHAIYERKQGVEFPYTYEVGPGKQLGAMLKNCNLKAWKFYKHIDVSEDEEEEET, encoded by the exons ATGGGCAGTTGGGCCGCCGGGTGGGGGCGGCTGCTAGGAGGCCGCTGGGCGCGCGCCGCCGCCGTCCTCCCCGGAGTCTCCGGGCGCCTGAGCAGCTCGTGGCCCGGCGGGGGCCGCGCCGCGAGACTGAGCGAGCTGCTGCAGAGCtcggtggggggggagggggaggaggaggaggaggcggcggcagcGCGGCGGCGGCCCCCGCAGGACGGCACGGTGCTGCTCTTCCCCGGCCAGGGCAGCCAGTTCGTGGGGATGGGCCGGGGGCTGCTGCGCTACCCCAACGTGCGGGACATGTTCCGCGTGGCCGAGGAGGTGCTGGGCTACGACCTGCTCTCGCTGTGCCTGCGGGGGCCGCAGGCCGAGCTGGACCGCACCCTGCACTGCCAGCCGGCCGTCTTCGTCGCTTCCCTGGCCGCCGTGGAGAAGCTCAACCACCAGCAGCCCAGT gTAATTGAGAACTGTGTTGCAGCCGCTGGCTTCAGTGTTGGAGAGTTTGCAGCCCTGGTGTTTGCTGGAGCCTTGGATTATACAGAAG CCTTGTATGCAGTGAAAGTACGTGCAGAAGCTATGCAAAAGGCATCAGAAGCTGTTCCAAGTGGGATGCTATCAGTTATTGGTCATCATGAGTCAAATTACAATTTTGCCTGCTTGGAAGCTCGTGAACACTGCAAATCATTGGGTATAGAAAATCCTGTTTGTGAAGTTTCAAATTACCTGTTTCCAGATAGCCGAGTCATTGCTGGACATTTGCAG gCTTTGGAGTTCTTGCAGGAGAATTCCCGAAAATATCATTTTAAGCGAACAAAAATGCTTCCAGTCAGTGGTGCTTTTCACACAAGACTTATGGAACAAGCAACACAGCCTTTGGCTGAAGTTCTAAAATCGGTTGAGATTCAGAAACCATTCATCAGTGTCTATTCAAACGTCGATGGTAAAAAATATATGCATTCAAAACGTATTCAGCATTTATTAGTAAAGCAGCTTGTTTCACCTGTTAAGTGGGAACAAACTATGCATGCTATATATGAAAGAAAACAAGGAGTAGAGTTTCCTTATACATATGAAGTTGGACCTGGGAAGCAGCTAGGAGCAATGCTCAAAAACTGCAATTTAAAAGCCTGGAAATTCTATAAACATATTGATGTTTCagaagatgaggaagaagaggaaacaTAG